In Apteryx mantelli isolate bAptMan1 chromosome 18, bAptMan1.hap1, whole genome shotgun sequence, a single window of DNA contains:
- the SPATA2 gene encoding spermatogenesis-associated protein 2 isoform X3 — MKETRFRLIKFYEMAENSLRSLKSSSLHSLHNAFSMLETVGINLFLYPWKKEFKNIKTYTGPFVYYVKSTLTEDDVRQILNYMGYVQELGTMYKLREQVDSIQVKMVSFELFLAKVECEQLLEIHLQVKDKGYSEVDVINERKNSSEDVRGCSEAMKRRAECKENLNTSMARMVLQKSASERASKDYFKPKVSKPSKSVDTYDNYWENKKPPLMSSLSLRKEPILVDAEDDIKDEIIRPSPSLLTMSSSPHGCSDEFLPTSSHHNGMLRTNVPYSSYFSAQEDLDLYTDPDSRSMLNFKRQEAIKPDVWVLKNDANPVYHKRTHLAKETASLKCQNCGVPCGTSVCQKCDNLFNCRQEYPAVKQSTYSIKPIPNDGLSPASALREKSQYTSQTQSQERASQFSSKSKPSGTSRCGFCNRSGAANTCTFCSKVSCDTCLNAYYYDPCCRKSELHRFMPNNQLNYKSAQLSHVVYR; from the exons ATGAAAGAGACAAG ATTCCGGTTGATAAAATTTTATGAGATGGCTGAAAACTCCCTGAGATCTCTGAAATCCTCAAGTTTACATTCTCTCCATAATGCATTCAGCATGCTCGAGACAGTTGGAATTAATCTCTTCCTTTACCCCTGGAAAAAGGAGTTCAAAAATATTAAG accTACACAGGACCCTTTGTTTATTATGTAAAATCTACTCTAACTGAAGATGATGTAAGGCAGATTCTGAACTACATGGGTTATGTGCAAGAACTGGGAACAATGTATAAGCTCAGAGAGCAGGTTGATTCCATTCAAGTGAAAATGGTTTCGTTTGAACTCTTTTTGGCCAAAGTGGAGTGTGAGCAGCTTCTTGAAATTCACTTGCAAGTGAAGGATAAAGGTTATTCAGAGGTTGATGTCATAAACGAACGAAAAAATAGCAGTGAAGATGTTCGAGGTTGCTCAGAAGCCATGAAACGACGTGCAGAGTGTAAAGAAAACTTAAATACTTCCATGGCACGAATGGTACTTCAGAAATCAGCAAGTGAAAGGGCCTCTAAAGATTATTTCAAGCCAAAAGTGAGCAAGCCTTCTAAATCAGTGGACACGTATGATAATTATTGGGAAAATAAGAAACCACCTTTGATGAGCTCCTTGAGTCTCAGGAAAGAACCAATTTTAGTTGATGCAGAAGATGACATTAAAGATGAAATTATCCGACCATCACCCTCTCTTCTGACAATGTCAAGCTCCCCACATGGGTGTTCAGATGAATTCTTGCCAACTTCATCTCATCACAATGGCATGTTAAGAACAAATGTTCCTTATAGCTCCTATTTTTCTGCTCAAGAAGACTTAGATTTATATACTGATCCTGATTCTAGAAGTATGTTaaattttaaaagacaagaaGCTATTAAGCCTGATGTATGGGTATTAAAAAATGATGCCAACCCTGTTTACCACAAACGCACGCATCTAGCCAAAGAGACAGCTTCCCTCAAGTGCCAAAACTGTGGCGTACCTTGTGGCACTTCCGTTTGCCAAAAGTGTGACAATCTCTTTAACTGCCGGCAGGAATATCCagcagtgaaacagagcaccTATTCAATCAAACCGATTCCAAATGATGGCTTGTCTCCTGCATCTGCTTTAAGAGAGAAATCTCAGTACACATCACAGACTCAGAGTCAAGAGAGAGCTTCTCAGTTCAGCTCCAAATCCAAACCTTCAGGCACCTCGCGCTGTGGCTTTTGTAACCGATCTGGAGCTGCAAACACTTGCACGTTTTGTTCGAAGGTCTCGTGTGACACTTGCCTCAATGCTTACTATTACGATCCCTGCTGTAGAAAAAGCGAGCTTCACAGGTTCATGCCTAACAATCAGTTAAACTATAAGTCGGCCCAGCTGTCCCATGTAGTTTACAGATAG
- the SPATA2 gene encoding spermatogenesis-associated protein 2 isoform X2: protein MDTKYKDDLFRKFRLIKFYEMAENSLRSLKSSSLHSLHNAFSMLETVGINLFLYPWKKEFKNIKTYTGPFVYYVKSTLTEDDVRQILNYMGYVQELGTMYKLREQVDSIQVKMVSFELFLAKVECEQLLEIHLQVKDKGYSEVDVINERKNSSEDVRGCSEAMKRRAECKENLNTSMARMVLQKSASERASKDYFKPKVSKPSKSVDTYDNYWENKKPPLMSSLSLRKEPILVDAEDDIKDEIIRPSPSLLTMSSSPHGCSDEFLPTSSHHNGMLRTNVPYSSYFSAQEDLDLYTDPDSRSMLNFKRQEAIKPDVWVLKNDANPVYHKRTHLAKETASLKCQNCGVPCGTSVCQKCDNLFNCRQEYPAVKQSTYSIKPIPNDGLSPASALREKSQYTSQTQSQERASQFSSKSKPSGTSRCGFCNRSGAANTCTFCSKVSCDTCLNAYYYDPCCRKSELHRFMPNNQLNYKSAQLSHVVYR from the exons ATGGATACAAAATATAAAGACGATTTATTTAGGAA ATTCCGGTTGATAAAATTTTATGAGATGGCTGAAAACTCCCTGAGATCTCTGAAATCCTCAAGTTTACATTCTCTCCATAATGCATTCAGCATGCTCGAGACAGTTGGAATTAATCTCTTCCTTTACCCCTGGAAAAAGGAGTTCAAAAATATTAAG accTACACAGGACCCTTTGTTTATTATGTAAAATCTACTCTAACTGAAGATGATGTAAGGCAGATTCTGAACTACATGGGTTATGTGCAAGAACTGGGAACAATGTATAAGCTCAGAGAGCAGGTTGATTCCATTCAAGTGAAAATGGTTTCGTTTGAACTCTTTTTGGCCAAAGTGGAGTGTGAGCAGCTTCTTGAAATTCACTTGCAAGTGAAGGATAAAGGTTATTCAGAGGTTGATGTCATAAACGAACGAAAAAATAGCAGTGAAGATGTTCGAGGTTGCTCAGAAGCCATGAAACGACGTGCAGAGTGTAAAGAAAACTTAAATACTTCCATGGCACGAATGGTACTTCAGAAATCAGCAAGTGAAAGGGCCTCTAAAGATTATTTCAAGCCAAAAGTGAGCAAGCCTTCTAAATCAGTGGACACGTATGATAATTATTGGGAAAATAAGAAACCACCTTTGATGAGCTCCTTGAGTCTCAGGAAAGAACCAATTTTAGTTGATGCAGAAGATGACATTAAAGATGAAATTATCCGACCATCACCCTCTCTTCTGACAATGTCAAGCTCCCCACATGGGTGTTCAGATGAATTCTTGCCAACTTCATCTCATCACAATGGCATGTTAAGAACAAATGTTCCTTATAGCTCCTATTTTTCTGCTCAAGAAGACTTAGATTTATATACTGATCCTGATTCTAGAAGTATGTTaaattttaaaagacaagaaGCTATTAAGCCTGATGTATGGGTATTAAAAAATGATGCCAACCCTGTTTACCACAAACGCACGCATCTAGCCAAAGAGACAGCTTCCCTCAAGTGCCAAAACTGTGGCGTACCTTGTGGCACTTCCGTTTGCCAAAAGTGTGACAATCTCTTTAACTGCCGGCAGGAATATCCagcagtgaaacagagcaccTATTCAATCAAACCGATTCCAAATGATGGCTTGTCTCCTGCATCTGCTTTAAGAGAGAAATCTCAGTACACATCACAGACTCAGAGTCAAGAGAGAGCTTCTCAGTTCAGCTCCAAATCCAAACCTTCAGGCACCTCGCGCTGTGGCTTTTGTAACCGATCTGGAGCTGCAAACACTTGCACGTTTTGTTCGAAGGTCTCGTGTGACACTTGCCTCAATGCTTACTATTACGATCCCTGCTGTAGAAAAAGCGAGCTTCACAGGTTCATGCCTAACAATCAGTTAAACTATAAGTCGGCCCAGCTGTCCCATGTAGTTTACAGATAG
- the SPATA2 gene encoding spermatogenesis-associated protein 2 isoform X1, with the protein MDTKYKDDLFRKYVQFHECKLNASDSKQRPINDEYLRVAASALLCLPKIDPFYRFRLIKFYEMAENSLRSLKSSSLHSLHNAFSMLETVGINLFLYPWKKEFKNIKTYTGPFVYYVKSTLTEDDVRQILNYMGYVQELGTMYKLREQVDSIQVKMVSFELFLAKVECEQLLEIHLQVKDKGYSEVDVINERKNSSEDVRGCSEAMKRRAECKENLNTSMARMVLQKSASERASKDYFKPKVSKPSKSVDTYDNYWENKKPPLMSSLSLRKEPILVDAEDDIKDEIIRPSPSLLTMSSSPHGCSDEFLPTSSHHNGMLRTNVPYSSYFSAQEDLDLYTDPDSRSMLNFKRQEAIKPDVWVLKNDANPVYHKRTHLAKETASLKCQNCGVPCGTSVCQKCDNLFNCRQEYPAVKQSTYSIKPIPNDGLSPASALREKSQYTSQTQSQERASQFSSKSKPSGTSRCGFCNRSGAANTCTFCSKVSCDTCLNAYYYDPCCRKSELHRFMPNNQLNYKSAQLSHVVYR; encoded by the exons ATGGATACAAAATATAAAGACGATTTATTTAGGAAGTATGTACAGTTCCATGAATGCAAATTGAATGCCTCTGACAGCAAGCAGCGTCCTATTAATGATGAATATTTACGAGTGGCAGCGTCAGCCTTACTTTGCCTTCCCAAAATTGATCCCTTTTATAGATTCCGGTTGATAAAATTTTATGAGATGGCTGAAAACTCCCTGAGATCTCTGAAATCCTCAAGTTTACATTCTCTCCATAATGCATTCAGCATGCTCGAGACAGTTGGAATTAATCTCTTCCTTTACCCCTGGAAAAAGGAGTTCAAAAATATTAAG accTACACAGGACCCTTTGTTTATTATGTAAAATCTACTCTAACTGAAGATGATGTAAGGCAGATTCTGAACTACATGGGTTATGTGCAAGAACTGGGAACAATGTATAAGCTCAGAGAGCAGGTTGATTCCATTCAAGTGAAAATGGTTTCGTTTGAACTCTTTTTGGCCAAAGTGGAGTGTGAGCAGCTTCTTGAAATTCACTTGCAAGTGAAGGATAAAGGTTATTCAGAGGTTGATGTCATAAACGAACGAAAAAATAGCAGTGAAGATGTTCGAGGTTGCTCAGAAGCCATGAAACGACGTGCAGAGTGTAAAGAAAACTTAAATACTTCCATGGCACGAATGGTACTTCAGAAATCAGCAAGTGAAAGGGCCTCTAAAGATTATTTCAAGCCAAAAGTGAGCAAGCCTTCTAAATCAGTGGACACGTATGATAATTATTGGGAAAATAAGAAACCACCTTTGATGAGCTCCTTGAGTCTCAGGAAAGAACCAATTTTAGTTGATGCAGAAGATGACATTAAAGATGAAATTATCCGACCATCACCCTCTCTTCTGACAATGTCAAGCTCCCCACATGGGTGTTCAGATGAATTCTTGCCAACTTCATCTCATCACAATGGCATGTTAAGAACAAATGTTCCTTATAGCTCCTATTTTTCTGCTCAAGAAGACTTAGATTTATATACTGATCCTGATTCTAGAAGTATGTTaaattttaaaagacaagaaGCTATTAAGCCTGATGTATGGGTATTAAAAAATGATGCCAACCCTGTTTACCACAAACGCACGCATCTAGCCAAAGAGACAGCTTCCCTCAAGTGCCAAAACTGTGGCGTACCTTGTGGCACTTCCGTTTGCCAAAAGTGTGACAATCTCTTTAACTGCCGGCAGGAATATCCagcagtgaaacagagcaccTATTCAATCAAACCGATTCCAAATGATGGCTTGTCTCCTGCATCTGCTTTAAGAGAGAAATCTCAGTACACATCACAGACTCAGAGTCAAGAGAGAGCTTCTCAGTTCAGCTCCAAATCCAAACCTTCAGGCACCTCGCGCTGTGGCTTTTGTAACCGATCTGGAGCTGCAAACACTTGCACGTTTTGTTCGAAGGTCTCGTGTGACACTTGCCTCAATGCTTACTATTACGATCCCTGCTGTAGAAAAAGCGAGCTTCACAGGTTCATGCCTAACAATCAGTTAAACTATAAGTCGGCCCAGCTGTCCCATGTAGTTTACAGATAG
- the RNF114 gene encoding E3 ubiquitin-protein ligase RNF114 isoform X2, whose product MRRTAATKRESVPHLRASAPRALGSWARCWRLRPLTDPASAEGNGSFCTPCLQECLKPKKPVCGVCRSTLSPGSRALDLEKQIEMTETTCNGCNKKMYLSKMRSHAASCSKYQNYIMEGVKAVTKEPLHNTRNFPNRFTFPCPYCSEKNFDQEGLVEHCKTLHSMDAKQVVCPICASMPWGDPNYRSANFMEHLQRRHRFSYDTFVDYDADEDDMMAQVLIRSLRDK is encoded by the exons ATGCGGAGAACCGCAGCTACCAAGCGCGAGTCCGTCCCCCACCTACGGGCCTCAGCACCTCGCGCCCTGGGCAGCTGGGCCCGTTGCTGGCGCCTCCGGCCGCTCACGGACCCGGCGAGCGCTGAAGGAAACGGGAG CTTTTGCACTCCGTGCCTGCAGGAATGCCTGAAGCCAAAAAAGCCCGTTTGCGGCGTCTGCCGCAGTACCCTGTCTCCTGGTAGCAGAGCTCTGGATCTGGAGAAGCAGATTGAGATGACAGAAACCACTTGCAATGGCTGCAATAAAAAG ATGTATCTCTCAAAGATGCGTAGCCATGCAGCTTCTTGTTCAAAGTACCAGAATTATATAATGGAAGGTGTAAAAGCTGTAACTAAAGAACCACTTCACAACACCAG GAACTTTCCAAATCGCTTTACCTTTCCTTGTCCGTACTGCAGTGAAAAAAACTTTGATCAAGAAGGACTAGTTGAACACTGCAAAACGCTGCATAGCATGGATGCAAAACAAGTG gtcTGCCCAATTTGTGCCTCAATGCCATGGGGAGATCCAAATTACAGGAGTGCTAACTTCATGGAGCACCTTCAAAGGCGACATCGCTTTTCATATGATACTTTTGTG GATTATGATGCTGATGAAGATGATATGATGGCACAGGTTTTGATCCGTTCTTTGCGTGATAAATGA
- the RNF114 gene encoding E3 ubiquitin-protein ligase RNF114 isoform X1 — translation MAVAGGGGASRSPERAAARRHDPLSRFTCPVCLEVYESPVRVPCGHVFCTPCLQECLKPKKPVCGVCRSTLSPGSRALDLEKQIEMTETTCNGCNKKMYLSKMRSHAASCSKYQNYIMEGVKAVTKEPLHNTRNFPNRFTFPCPYCSEKNFDQEGLVEHCKTLHSMDAKQVVCPICASMPWGDPNYRSANFMEHLQRRHRFSYDTFVDYDADEDDMMAQVLIRSLRDK, via the exons ATGGCGGtggccggtggcggcggcgcttCGCGCTccccggagcgggcggcggcgcggcggcacgaCCCGCTGTCGCGCTTCACCTGCCCCGTGTGCCTGGAGGTGTACGAGAGCCCGGTGCGCGTGCCCTGCGGACATGT CTTTTGCACTCCGTGCCTGCAGGAATGCCTGAAGCCAAAAAAGCCCGTTTGCGGCGTCTGCCGCAGTACCCTGTCTCCTGGTAGCAGAGCTCTGGATCTGGAGAAGCAGATTGAGATGACAGAAACCACTTGCAATGGCTGCAATAAAAAG ATGTATCTCTCAAAGATGCGTAGCCATGCAGCTTCTTGTTCAAAGTACCAGAATTATATAATGGAAGGTGTAAAAGCTGTAACTAAAGAACCACTTCACAACACCAG GAACTTTCCAAATCGCTTTACCTTTCCTTGTCCGTACTGCAGTGAAAAAAACTTTGATCAAGAAGGACTAGTTGAACACTGCAAAACGCTGCATAGCATGGATGCAAAACAAGTG gtcTGCCCAATTTGTGCCTCAATGCCATGGGGAGATCCAAATTACAGGAGTGCTAACTTCATGGAGCACCTTCAAAGGCGACATCGCTTTTCATATGATACTTTTGTG GATTATGATGCTGATGAAGATGATATGATGGCACAGGTTTTGATCCGTTCTTTGCGTGATAAATGA
- the SNAI1 gene encoding zinc finger protein SNAI1, whose amino-acid sequence MPRSFLVKKHFSASKKPNYSELESQTVIVSPLLYEKCPLPVIPPPEVLSAGAYYPPLVWDAGLLSSLFPAGPGAEAAGGAAPALDLTALSSEEDEGKSSGPPSPASAPAAAERFRCAQCAKAYSTFAGLSKHKQLHCDAQARKSFSCKYCEKEYVSLGALKMHIRSHTLPCVCKMCGKAFSRPWLLQGHIRTHTGEKPFSCTHCNRAFADRSNLRAHLQTHSDVKKYQCKTCSRTFSRMSLLHKHEETGCSGTR is encoded by the exons ATGCCGCGCTCCTTCCTGGTGAAGAAGCACTTCTCGGCCAGCAAGAAGCCCAACTACAGCGAGCTGGAGAGCCAGACCG TGATCGTCTCGCCGCTGCTGTACGAGAAGTGCCCGCTGCCGGTGATCCCGCCGCCCGAGGTGCTCAGCGCCGGCGCCTACTACCCGCCGCTGGTGTGGGACGcggggctgctctccagcctcttcCCGGCGGGCCCGGGcgccgaggcggcgggcggcgcggcgccggccctGGACCTCACGGCGCTCTCCAGCGAGGAGGACGAGGGCAAGAGCTCGGGGCCGCCCAGCCCGgcctcggcgcccgccgccgccgagcgcttCCGCTGCGCCCAGTGCGCCAAGGCCTACTCCACCTTCGCCGGGCTCTCCAAGCACAAGCAACTGCACTGCGACGCCCAGGCCAGGAAGTCCTTCAGCTGCAAGTACTGCGAGAAGGAGTACGTGAGCCTGGGGGCTCTCAAGATGCACATCCGGAGCCACACGCTGCCCTGCGTCTGCAAGATGTGCGGCAAGGCCTTCtcccggccctggctgctgcagggccacatCCGCACGCACACCG GTGAAAAGCCCTTTTCCTGTACACACTGCAATCGGGCCTTTGCTGACCGCTCTAATCTCCGAGCCCACCTGCAGACCCATTCAGATGTAAAGAAGTATCAATGCAAAACCTGCTCCCGGACTTTCTCCCGTATGTCACTTCTTCACAAACACGAAGAAACGGGCTGTTCTGGAACACGCTAA